Proteins co-encoded in one Streptomyces sp. JH34 genomic window:
- a CDS encoding catalase, whose product MSDNTKPLTTAAGAPVANNENAVTAGPRGPMLLQDVWFLEKLAHFSREVIPERRMHAKGSGAFGTFRVTQDITRYSRAALFSEVGKETEVFARFSTVAGERGAADAERDIRGFALRFYTEEGNWDVVGNNTPVFFHRDPHHFPDLNRAVKRDPRTNLRSAENNWDFWTNLPEALHQITIVMSDRGIPDGYRHMHGFGSHTYSFVNGSNERFWVKFHFRTQQGIKNLTDAEAAAVVADDRESSQADLFDAIERGDNPKWTFFIQVMPEADAATYRYHPFDLTKVWSKKDYPLIEVGEFELNRNPENYFADVEQAAFTPANLVPGVGASPDRMLQGRLFSYGDAARYRVGVNHHQIPVNQPRGAKNVNTYHRDGQLRVDGNQGAVPGYTPNSYGRWAEQPQFAEPGLALDGAAADRFDYREDDDNYFEQPGNLFRAMTPDEQDALFGNTARAIDGASQATIERHIGHCTQADPAYGEGVRKAIEALQAAK is encoded by the coding sequence ATTTCTGACAACACGAAGCCGCTGACCACTGCCGCCGGCGCACCGGTCGCGAACAACGAGAACGCCGTCACCGCCGGTCCGCGCGGACCGATGCTGCTCCAGGACGTCTGGTTCCTGGAGAAGCTGGCCCACTTCAGCCGTGAGGTCATCCCGGAGCGTCGTATGCACGCCAAGGGCTCCGGCGCCTTCGGCACGTTCCGGGTGACGCAGGACATCACGCGCTACTCCCGGGCCGCCCTCTTCTCCGAGGTCGGCAAGGAGACGGAGGTCTTCGCCCGCTTCTCGACCGTGGCCGGTGAGCGCGGCGCGGCCGACGCCGAGCGCGACATCCGCGGTTTCGCCCTCCGCTTCTACACGGAGGAGGGCAACTGGGACGTCGTCGGCAACAACACGCCGGTGTTCTTCCACCGCGACCCCCACCACTTCCCCGACCTGAACCGCGCCGTGAAGCGCGACCCGCGCACCAACCTGCGCTCGGCGGAGAACAACTGGGACTTCTGGACCAACCTCCCCGAGGCCCTGCACCAGATCACCATCGTGATGTCGGACCGCGGCATCCCCGACGGCTACCGTCACATGCACGGGTTCGGTTCGCACACCTACTCGTTCGTCAACGGGAGCAACGAGCGCTTCTGGGTGAAGTTCCACTTCCGTACGCAGCAGGGCATCAAGAACCTGACGGACGCCGAGGCAGCCGCGGTCGTCGCCGACGACCGCGAGTCCTCGCAGGCGGACCTGTTCGACGCCATCGAGCGCGGCGACAACCCGAAGTGGACCTTCTTCATCCAGGTCATGCCGGAGGCGGACGCGGCGACGTACCGCTACCACCCCTTCGACCTGACCAAGGTCTGGTCCAAGAAGGACTACCCGCTCATCGAGGTCGGCGAGTTCGAGCTCAACCGCAACCCGGAGAACTACTTCGCCGACGTGGAGCAGGCCGCCTTCACCCCGGCGAACCTCGTTCCCGGCGTGGGCGCCTCGCCCGACCGCATGCTGCAGGGCCGGCTGTTCTCGTACGGTGACGCCGCCCGCTACCGCGTCGGCGTCAACCACCACCAGATCCCGGTGAACCAGCCGCGCGGCGCGAAGAACGTCAACACCTACCACCGTGACGGCCAGCTGCGCGTGGACGGCAACCAGGGCGCCGTGCCCGGCTACACCCCGAACAGCTACGGACGCTGGGCGGAGCAGCCGCAGTTCGCCGAGCCCGGCCTGGCGCTCGACGGTGCCGCGGCCGACCGGTTCGACTACCGCGAGGACGACGACAACTACTTCGAGCAGCCGGGGAACCTCTTCCGGGCGATGACGCCGGACGAGCAGGACGCGCTGTTCGGCAACACCGCACGGGCCATCGACGGTGCCTCCCAGGCCACCATCGAGCGCCACATCGGCCACTGCACGCAGGCCGACCCGGCCTACGGCGAGGGTGTCCGCAAGGCGATCGAGGCCCTGCAGGCGGCCAAGTAG
- a CDS encoding ankyrin repeat domain-containing protein produces the protein MEPLSEEQTGRLVVIVTDLARQGRTDELLEFFDHGLPVDVQDREGNTALMLAAYHGHTGTVRALIGRGADVDLRNARDQSPVAGALFKGEDAIVEALVAAGADLDAGTPSARATAQMFGRTALLG, from the coding sequence ATGGAACCGCTTTCCGAGGAACAGACCGGCCGGCTCGTCGTGATCGTGACGGACCTGGCCCGGCAGGGGCGCACGGACGAGCTCCTGGAGTTCTTCGACCACGGCCTGCCGGTCGACGTCCAGGACCGCGAGGGCAACACGGCGCTGATGCTCGCCGCGTACCACGGGCACACCGGGACGGTGCGCGCGCTGATCGGGCGCGGCGCCGACGTCGATCTGCGCAACGCCCGGGACCAGTCACCCGTGGCCGGAGCCCTGTTCAAGGGCGAGGACGCGATCGTGGAGGCGCTGGTCGCCGCGGGCGCCGACCTCGACGCGGGGACGCCCAGCGCGAGGGCGACGGCGCAGATGTTCGGGCGGACGGCCCTGCTCGGGTAG